One genomic region from Gossypium hirsutum isolate 1008001.06 chromosome D13, Gossypium_hirsutum_v2.1, whole genome shotgun sequence encodes:
- the LOC107919309 gene encoding probable serine/threonine-protein kinase PBL8, with the protein MLDHNNVPKLIDFGLGISLPQGQAHVEDAVIGRIGLSAPEYVTTGYLTEKADVYLFGMLLLELLGGRKLTIVERNILDTDEKHCVEIFSSFVDPRM; encoded by the coding sequence ATGTTGGATCACAACAATGTTCCCAAACTCATTGACTTTGGACTAGGTATATCTCTTCCTCAAGGACAAGCACATGTGGAGGATGCTGTTATAGGGAGAATAGGGCTCTCAGCTCCCGAGTATGTGACCACAGGTTATTTAACGGAGAAGGCTGATGTTTATCTTTTTGGAATGCTTCTACTTGAGCTTTTAGGTGGAAGGAAGCTAACAATTGTGGAGCGTAATATACTGGATACTGATGAGAAGCACTGTGTTGAAATATTCAGTAGTTTTGTGGATCCAAGAATGTAG
- the LOC107919308 gene encoding non-functional pseudokinase ZED1-like: protein MVGFYLNVGGSSSVSTKFHKVQPHRHFSTEEIIIATNCYDGNRIVVYDGGYRLYKDSLKDRPIFVKKYDSNYPLGLKYYAYKDIVIGSQMSGYKNVLKVLGCCLETQNPSVVYEFACKSLSRSLSATNVKPVLPWKYRLRIEMDLANAVTSSHSIF from the exons ATGGTGGGATTTTATCTCAATGTTGGTGGATCTTCGTCAGTTTCTACAAAGTTCCACAAG GTCCAACCCCATCGTCATTTCTCTACAGAAGAAATTATCATAGCAACAAATTGCTATGATGGAAATCGGATTGTAGTTTATGATGGTGGTTATCGATTGTACAAAGACTCTTTAAAGGACCGTCCAATATTTGTTAAGAAGTATGATAGTAATTATCCCCTTGGATTGAAATATTATGCTTACAAAGATATTGTCATAGGATCACAAATGAGTGGTTAcaaaaatgttttgaaagttctAGGATGCTGCTTGGAGACCCAAAATCCGAGTGTAGTTTACGAATTTGCATGCAAAAGCCTCTCCAGATCTCTCTCTGCAACAAATGTTAAGCCAGTACTGCCATGGAAATACAGGTTGAGAATTGAAATGGATTTAGCAAATGCAGTGACATCTTCACACAGCATTTTCTAG
- the LOC107918322 gene encoding protein ALWAYS EARLY 2, producing MAPTRKYKSVNKQYSSKCEVSPDKDAGNSRKSNPKKKLFDKLGHPWSKAEIERFYKAYREYGKDWKKVAAAVRNRSTEMVEAFYIMNRAYLSLPDGVASVIGLIAMMTDHYSVLGGSDAEIESNGPSKIPRKTQKRKRVKAHFGSSKEDVFLPQSIASTQGCLSLLKRIGFNGINPHAVGRRTPRVPVSYSYRRDDMENYNPPKKELRSQRLMIMMMLQRGSCPQFSQRPYKKAECRRSAPVQCYDRMLLQSETTKAKLPSSSSKHRIESRHGGKEPVIGTYIKDTGPTEDMEGAGTVEVREKGKKVYRKKVKAGEFINNLSDDGGEACSGIEEGIIDRAVKGKVEMEISHGKSKLSPWSQRKKSKKIVSGDESASLDALLALANLSTSISPASIIESEVSAKFKEDRIARETDEKPSASEAASTSHCRDETKHIGLKEKVLNLITEAEDGTSRKSKVGRYSAKDDNVVSEPKQQAESTNNSKKRKSKSFSTSQLQISNPEAQMDSPFIQSFDNEDMAEEMNKSLTKGSSAQSSVQSQQRKSFRVPEDSLTKNDPKFAETDSLVSIFQVPAESKLVSLPNKHQSRRKMNLKRALLSTDINSLNYTLANQPNKDSLSQDGLKERLSFCLSSNLARRWCSFEWFYSAIDYAWFVKKEFVEYLNHVGLGHIPRLTRVEWGVIRSSLGKPRRFSERFLHEEREKLKQYRESVRQHYAQLRIGTTEGLPTDLPQPLSIGQRVIAIHPETREVNDGKVLDLEHDSFKVQFDRPELGVELVTDIDCMPLNPLENLLETLGSQDLAFDKFPATPNVSQVNGHSNFRGSGVYAPSGHPENATSSVNMLANPIKVDASRNILNAKTSVPSVVAAHQTANGLPLTMAHIQGREADIQVMSELNRALDKKEAILMELRNTNDDILDNKSGGNCLKGSEPFKKHIATELVQLKEANGQVSSALHNLRQHNAYPANPVSPQQKPPTKSNFLGSLTSSIDSSLVSLESDSVAGEIVEGSRLKAGSMVDAAIKAMSSTKEDEDAFMRIVEVLDSIDKLQFTPDIRMPVIKSAEPENGSISYQKHLVSRLPQNNEQVPSELITSCVATLLMIWTCTERQFPPADVAQIMDLAARSLHPWCSENLWIYREIQRCMGKIKTQILALIPT from the exons ATGGCCCCaacaagaaaatataaaagtGTGAACAAACAATATTCGAGTAAATGTGAAGTATCTCCTGATAAAGACGCAGGAAATTCAAGAAAAAGTAACCCAAAG AAGAAACTATTTGACAAGCTAGGGCATCCATGGAGCAAGGCAGAGATCGAGCGGTTTTATAAAGCTTATCGGGAGTATGGGAAAGATTGGAAGAAG GTGGCTGCTGCTGTGCGTAACAGATCCACTGAAATGGTGGAGGCCTTTTACATTATGAATCGG GCATATTTATCCTTGCCAGATGGAGTAGCATCTGTAATTGGCCTTATAGCAATGATGACTGATCACTATAGTGTCCTG GGAGGGAGTGATGCAGAAATAGAGAGCAATGGGCCTTCTAAAATACCCCGGAAAACTCAAAAGCGCAAGCGGGTAAAGGCTCATTTTGGTTCATCAAAAGAGGATGTTTTTCTGCCCCAATCAATTGCATCCACTCAAGGATGCCTGTCTTTGTTGAAAAGAATAGGCTTTAATG GTATAAATCCTCATGCAGTTGGGAGAAGGACTCCTCGAGTCCCAGTTTCATATTCATATAGGAGAGACGACATGGAAAATTATAATCCGCCAAAAAAAGAGTTAAGAAGTCAGAGGctaatgataatgatgatg TTGCAAAGAGGAAGCTGCCCACAGTTTTCTCAAAGACCTTATAAAAAGGCTGAATGCAGAAGATCCGCACCTGTTCAGTGCTATGATCGGATG TTGCTTCAATCAGAGACAACCAAGGCCAAGCTTCCTAGTTCTTCCAGTAAACACCGGATTGAAAGCAGGCATGGAGGCAAGGAACCTGTCATTGGAACTTACATAAAAGATACAGGCCCCACGGAGGACATGGAAGGTGCTGGTACTGTAGAAGTGCGTGAAAAGGGGAAAAAGGTTTACCGGAAGAAAGTGAAAGCTGGTGAGTTCATAAACaatttgtctgatgatggtggaGAAGCATGTAGCGGCATAGAAGAAGGAATTATAGATAGGGCTGTCAAAGGAAAAGTTGAGATGGAGATTTCCCATGGAAAAAGTAAACTTTCACCATGGAGTCAGAGGAAGAAAAGCAAGAAGATTGTCTCGGGAG ATGAGAGCGCTTCCCTAGATGCCCTACTGGCATTAGCCAATTTGTCTACATCTATATCTCCAGCATCAATTATAGAATCCG AAGTATCTGCCAAATTCAAAGAGGATAGAATTGCACGTGAAACAGATGAGAAGCCAAGTGCATCTGAAGCTGCTTCTACAAGTCATTGTAGAGATGAAACTAAGCACATAGGGCTAAAAGAAAAGGTGCTCAATTTAATCACTGAAGCTGAAGATGGTACCTCCAGAAAATCAAAAGTTGGAAGGTATTCAGCGAAGGATGACAATGTTGTTTCTGAACCAAAGCAACAGGCAGAATCTACCAATaactcaaagaaaagaaaaagcaaatccTTCAGTACTTCACAG CTGCAGATTTCAAATCCAGAAGCTCAAATGGATTCTCCTTTCATACAATCTTTTGATAATGAG GACATGGCTGAAGAAATGAACAAAAGTCTCACTAAAGGAAGCAGTGCTCAATCTTCTGTTCAATCACAACAAAGGAAATCATTCAGAGTGCCAGAGGATTCCCTCACTAAAAATGATCCAAAATTTGCTGAAACTGATTCACTGGTGTCAATTTTTCAAGTTCCTGCGGAATCTAAACTAGTTAGCTTACCAAATAAGCATCAAAGTAGACGTAAAATGAACCTGAAGAGAGCGTTACTTTCAACAGATATAAATTCTCTCAATTACACCTTAGCAAATCAACCAAACAAGGACTCTCTCTCACAAGACGGACTAAAG GAAAGGCTCTCTTTCTGCTTATCATCTAATCTGGCAAGAAGATGGTGCTCTTTTGAATGGTTTTACAGTGCTATTGATTATGCTTGGTTTGTTAAAAAGGAGTTCGTGGAGTACTTAAATCATGTTGGATTAGGTCACATTCCAAGGCTTACTCGTGTTGAGTGGGGTGTCATAAGAAG TTCCCTTGGCAAACCTCGGAGGTTTTCCGAACGCTTTTTACATGAAGAGAGGGAAAAACTTAAACAGTATCGGGAGTCTGTGAGACAGCATTATGCTCAACTTCGCATCGGTACCACGGAAGGACTTCCAACGGATTTGCCACAACCTTTATCAATTGGGCAACGTGTAATTGCCATTCATCCCGAAACGAGGGAAGTTAATGATGGAAAAGTACTTGATCTGGAGCATGACAGTTTCAAGGTCCAGTTTGACCGTCCCGAATTAGGAGTTGAACTTGTCACG GATATTGATTGTATGCCATTAAACCCATTGGAAAATTTGCTGGAAACTCTTGGGAGTCAAGATCTTGCTTTTGATAAATTCCCTGCGACACCCAATGTGTCTCAAGTAAATGGACATTCAAATTTTCGTGGGTCCGGGGTATACGCTCCAAGTGGGCATCCGGAGAATGCAACTAGCTCTGTGAACATGTTGGCCAATCCAATAAAG GTGGATGCAAGCCGTAATATTTTGAATGCTAAGACATCTGTTCCTAGTGTTGTTGCTGCACATCAAACAGCAAATGGTCTACCCCTTACCATGGCCCATATCCAAGGGAGGGAAGCTGATATACAAGTTATGTCTGAGTTGAACCGTGCTCTGGACAAGAAG GAAGCTATATTGATGGAGCTCAGAAATACGAATGACGACATATTGGACAACAAAAGCGGAGGAAATTGCTTAAAAGGTTCTGAGCCTTTCAAGAAGCATATTGCAACGGAACTTGTACAGCTAAAGGAAGCCAATGGCCAG GTTTCTTCTGCTTTACATAACTTGAGACAACATAATGCTTACCCAGCAAACCCAGTATCACCACAGCAGAAACCTCCAACTAAGTCCAATTTCTTAGGTAGCTTGACAAGTTCTATTGACAGTTCTCTTGTTTCACTAGAATCTGATTCTGTTGCGGGCGAAATTGTTGAAGGCTCAAGATTAAAAGCGGGTTCTATGGTGGATGCCGCTATTAAG GCCATGTCATCTACAAAGGAGGACGAAGATGCATTTATGAGGATTGTAGAAGTTTTGGACTCCATAGATAAACTACAATTTACACCTGACATTAGGATGCCGGTGATAAAGTCAGCGGAGCCAGAGAATGGCAGTATCAGTTATCAAAAACACTTGGTTTCCAGATTACCTCAAAACAATGAACAAGTTCCTTCAGAGCTTATCACATCATGTGTTGCTACTTTGCTCATGATATGG ACATGTACTGAGCGACAATTTCCCCCAGCCGATGTGGCTCAAATTATGGATTTGGCTGCTAGAAGCTTGCATCCATGGTGTAGCGAGAACCTGTGGATTTACCGAGAAATACAAAGGTGCATGGGCaaaattaaaactcaaatatTAGCTTTAATACCAACTTGA